In a single window of the Pseudodesulfovibrio profundus genome:
- a CDS encoding UbiX family flavin prenyltransferase translates to MNKKRIILAVTGASGSIYAIRLAKALGNMDNVELHVIVSDAAVQVLTLETDESIEAITGNAHAVHHAANIAAPPASGSWQHDGMIICPCSMASLSAVATGFGHNLIHRAADVALKEGKPLVLVPRETPLSTIHLNNMLTARQAGATIVPASPGFYHGPKTIEDLADQLAGKILDQLDIPHTLYKRWGEQED, encoded by the coding sequence ATGAACAAAAAACGAATCATATTGGCCGTAACAGGCGCCAGTGGAAGCATTTATGCCATCCGACTTGCCAAGGCGCTTGGCAACATGGATAACGTTGAGCTTCACGTCATTGTATCCGATGCAGCCGTTCAGGTACTGACGCTGGAAACAGACGAGTCCATAGAAGCAATCACCGGGAACGCCCACGCCGTTCACCATGCCGCAAACATTGCCGCGCCACCGGCCAGCGGATCATGGCAACATGATGGCATGATTATCTGCCCGTGCTCCATGGCAAGCCTGTCAGCGGTTGCAACCGGCTTCGGCCACAATCTCATCCACAGGGCCGCCGATGTGGCACTCAAGGAAGGTAAACCGCTGGTGCTGGTGCCAAGAGAGACTCCGTTGAGTACCATCCATCTCAATAATATGCTCACAGCCCGTCAGGCCGGGGCCACGATTGTCCCTGCGAGTCCGGGGTTTTACCACGGTCCGAAAACCATTGAAGACCTTGCCGATCAACTGGCCGGCAAGATACTCGACCAATTGGACATTCCCCACACGCTGTACAAGCGCTGGGGCGAACAGGAGGATTAG
- a CDS encoding metal-dependent hydrolase, translated as MELTWFGHSNFRLKAGDATILIDPFFVGNPSSPTTYKEIEECDLILVTHDHADHIGQTLELAVKHDAEVVAIFDIIQSLLPMGLPEHLGVGMNIGGTVERCGISIKMVQALHSSVNGVPVGFILTLPDGTCIYNSGDTGLFGDMELFAKFHDIDIAMLPIGGRFTMDAQEAAYACSLLKCDTLIPMHWGTWPILDKNTKAMREQLALYAPDTRMKEVPIGEPVTL; from the coding sequence ATGGAACTGACTTGGTTCGGTCACTCGAATTTTCGACTCAAAGCCGGCGACGCGACCATCCTTATCGACCCGTTTTTCGTCGGCAATCCTTCATCGCCGACCACGTACAAAGAGATTGAAGAGTGCGATCTCATTCTCGTGACCCATGACCATGCCGATCATATCGGTCAAACCCTTGAGCTTGCCGTCAAACACGACGCCGAGGTCGTGGCGATCTTTGATATCATTCAATCGCTGCTTCCCATGGGACTGCCTGAGCATCTGGGTGTCGGCATGAATATCGGCGGCACGGTTGAGCGATGCGGTATTTCAATAAAGATGGTGCAGGCGCTGCATTCCTCCGTCAACGGCGTACCGGTGGGATTCATCCTCACCCTGCCCGACGGGACATGCATTTACAATTCGGGCGACACAGGACTGTTTGGCGATATGGAACTGTTCGCGAAGTTCCACGATATCGATATCGCCATGCTGCCCATAGGTGGTCGATTCACCATGGATGCGCAGGAAGCGGCCTACGCCTGTTCACTGCTCAAATGCGACACGCTCATCCCCATGCACTGGGGAACATGGCCCATTTTAGACAAGAACACCAAAGCCATGCGGGAACAACTGGCACTCTATGCGCCGGACACCAGGATGAAGGAAGTCCCCATCGGGGAACCTGTCACCCTGTAG
- the uvrC gene encoding excinuclease ABC subunit UvrC — protein MSTQFKFFAADYPDTPGVYLMKNDRGTIIYVGKAKRLRRRLASYFQKSTGHTPKTKALVAKVRKVDVLLTATEKEALLLESGLIKKHRPRYNVVLKDDKQYVLFKLDKQSRFPRLTVTRKVLRDGAVYFGPFTSGAAARSTRKLLGKVFPLRKCSDHAFNNRVRPCLYYDIHQCLGPCVLDVDRDLYNDYVRRVEMLLSGKSSELVSTLEKRMEAASKDLAFEKAAELRDQIRAIKKTVEGQVAVIHDNRDRDIVGLAQTDDGLGLGLLFVRQGRLLDQKQFFWPGLTLEEGPEVVQSFLLQFYGKGRFIPSVIVAPHDVEETLLSEVLAERRNAPVRIAPPRSSQEKKLLELARAVAFQAKEKKDTISVRLMKKLKLGVEPFRIECVDASHLGGKDMRVGQVVFEDGRRNKEASRIYSFPELEGSSDDYAALGAWAKRRVESGPPWPDLVLIDGGRGQLSAVEAALTECVDDMCWELAAIAKGPSRRAGELDDLIFRPGRKNPMPLKGGSPELLFLQMVRDTAHRFVLGKQRRSRKKTVLNSQLTSLSGVGPKTARLLWDRFGSLASMTGASLAEIRELPGVGKKKAEQIHSALQSLRH, from the coding sequence ATGAGTACACAGTTCAAATTTTTTGCCGCTGATTATCCGGACACACCCGGCGTCTATTTAATGAAGAATGACCGGGGAACGATCATCTATGTGGGAAAGGCCAAACGTCTTCGGCGCAGGCTTGCCTCCTACTTTCAGAAGAGCACTGGACATACACCCAAAACAAAAGCTTTGGTCGCCAAGGTTCGCAAAGTGGATGTGCTTCTGACTGCGACTGAGAAGGAAGCTCTGCTTTTGGAGTCGGGCCTGATCAAGAAGCATCGACCTCGATATAACGTCGTATTGAAGGACGATAAACAGTACGTTCTTTTCAAGCTCGACAAGCAGTCTCGGTTCCCTCGGTTGACCGTGACACGCAAGGTGCTTCGCGACGGCGCGGTCTATTTCGGTCCCTTTACCTCCGGCGCTGCAGCCCGGTCCACGCGCAAGCTTCTTGGCAAGGTGTTTCCCTTGCGCAAGTGTTCGGACCACGCTTTCAACAACCGGGTCCGCCCATGTCTATATTATGATATTCACCAGTGCCTGGGACCCTGTGTGCTCGATGTGGATCGTGACCTATATAATGATTATGTCCGGCGGGTGGAGATGCTGCTGTCTGGTAAATCCAGTGAACTGGTCAGTACGCTGGAGAAGCGTATGGAAGCGGCGTCAAAAGATTTGGCATTCGAAAAGGCGGCGGAGCTTCGGGATCAGATACGGGCCATCAAGAAGACGGTTGAAGGGCAGGTGGCGGTCATTCATGATAACCGCGACCGGGATATCGTTGGGCTGGCCCAGACGGATGATGGCCTCGGTTTGGGATTGCTCTTTGTTCGGCAGGGCCGCCTGCTCGACCAGAAACAGTTTTTCTGGCCGGGGCTGACACTGGAAGAAGGGCCGGAGGTGGTCCAGAGTTTCCTGTTGCAGTTTTATGGCAAGGGGCGGTTTATCCCGTCAGTGATTGTTGCACCACACGATGTTGAAGAAACACTGCTTTCCGAAGTGTTGGCAGAGCGCAGAAACGCGCCGGTGCGTATCGCTCCACCGCGTTCTTCTCAAGAGAAGAAGTTGTTGGAGTTGGCACGGGCCGTAGCGTTTCAGGCAAAGGAAAAGAAAGATACCATCAGTGTCCGCCTAATGAAGAAGCTTAAGCTTGGCGTGGAGCCGTTTCGTATTGAATGCGTTGATGCTTCTCATCTTGGCGGAAAAGATATGCGTGTCGGGCAGGTGGTGTTTGAAGATGGGCGGCGCAACAAGGAGGCTTCCCGTATCTACTCCTTCCCTGAACTGGAGGGGAGCAGCGATGACTATGCAGCGCTTGGAGCCTGGGCAAAGCGGCGTGTGGAATCCGGGCCGCCGTGGCCTGACCTCGTGCTTATTGATGGAGGGCGCGGACAACTTTCTGCCGTGGAAGCCGCCCTTACCGAGTGCGTTGATGATATGTGCTGGGAATTGGCGGCAATTGCCAAAGGTCCGTCCCGTCGCGCCGGTGAGTTGGATGATCTGATCTTTCGCCCGGGGCGTAAGAATCCCATGCCGTTGAAGGGCGGGAGTCCCGAGTTGCTCTTTTTGCAGATGGTGCGAGATACTGCCCATCGATTCGTACTGGGCAAGCAGCGCCGTTCGCGCAAGAAGACTGTGTTGAACAGCCAACTGACATCATTGTCCGGTGTCGGACCCAAAACCGCTCGACTCCTTTGGGATCGTTTCGGCTCCCTCGCCTCAATGACCGGGGCTTCTTTGGCTGAGATCCGCGAGCTACCAGGCGTGGGCAAGAAAAAGGCCGAGCAGATTCACTCGGCCTTGCAAAGTCTACGGCATTGA
- a CDS encoding outer membrane homotrimeric porin, protein MKRLIMLAVLCAFVLGASAASAADLKVSGAFVTDAAWMGGWDFDDEADSSAFDLKTRMDLVFQVVASEDLKAVFYTRTDALWGQDEFAAGATDAAIGVRRVYLDFNYAGVNFKTGFLPVTLPNEVGGSLILDEEVTAVVASGAFTENVDYMGAYIRVDSEAGDTNLTSNAQFDVYAAALPVTFDGFGMTPFVAYGNIGDNNSITDPDGDDETAGLEDASAYWLGTTYAVNAFDPIVVKGDINYGNLDADGEANDASGWAFTLDVAYTGMDMMTPEAYFVYTSGEDDDTTDGSERLPQIDPDWAIGTFFFGGDYFLQGSIDEEVLGFWALGAQLNDIASFAEGLTHQAIVIYAQGTNDEDWAKTQDFDGRTLSEEDSLIELDFNTYYKLMDELTVGLELGYLNLDADKDVWGEDGGSAYKVSTGIAYAF, encoded by the coding sequence ATGAAACGTTTGATCATGCTCGCAGTGCTTTGCGCCTTCGTTCTCGGCGCTTCCGCTGCTTCTGCCGCAGACCTCAAGGTCTCCGGTGCTTTCGTGACTGACGCTGCCTGGATGGGCGGCTGGGACTTCGATGACGAAGCAGACTCTTCTGCTTTTGACCTGAAGACTCGTATGGATCTCGTCTTCCAGGTCGTCGCTTCTGAAGACCTGAAAGCAGTTTTCTACACTCGTACCGACGCTCTCTGGGGCCAGGACGAGTTCGCAGCTGGTGCAACTGATGCTGCTATTGGCGTCCGCCGTGTATACCTCGACTTCAACTACGCTGGCGTTAACTTCAAGACCGGTTTCCTGCCTGTCACCCTTCCTAACGAAGTTGGTGGCTCCCTGATCCTGGACGAAGAAGTTACTGCTGTAGTTGCTTCCGGTGCTTTCACCGAGAACGTTGACTACATGGGCGCTTACATTCGTGTTGACTCTGAAGCTGGCGATACTAACCTTACCTCCAATGCTCAGTTCGACGTTTACGCTGCTGCTCTGCCCGTTACCTTCGATGGTTTCGGCATGACCCCGTTCGTTGCTTACGGCAACATCGGCGACAACAACAGCATCACCGATCCTGATGGTGACGACGAGACTGCTGGCCTCGAAGATGCTTCCGCTTACTGGCTCGGTACCACCTACGCTGTCAACGCTTTCGACCCCATCGTCGTAAAAGGTGACATCAACTACGGTAACCTCGACGCTGACGGCGAAGCTAACGACGCTTCCGGTTGGGCTTTCACCCTGGACGTTGCCTACACCGGCATGGACATGATGACCCCCGAAGCTTACTTCGTTTACACCTCCGGTGAAGACGATGACACCACCGACGGTTCCGAGCGTCTGCCCCAGATCGATCCCGACTGGGCTATCGGTACCTTCTTCTTCGGCGGTGACTACTTCCTGCAGGGTTCCATTGATGAAGAAGTCCTCGGTTTCTGGGCCCTCGGTGCTCAGTTGAACGACATCGCTTCCTTTGCTGAAGGTCTGACTCACCAGGCTATCGTCATCTACGCTCAGGGTACCAACGACGAAGACTGGGCTAAGACCCAGGATTTCGATGGCCGCACCCTGTCCGAAGAAGACTCCCTGATCGAGCTCGACTTCAACACCTACTACAAGCTGATGGACGAACTGACTGTTGGTCTGGAACTCGGCTACCTGAACCTCGACGCTGATAAAGACGTTTGGGGCGAAGATGGTGGTTCCGCTTACAAGGTCAGCACCGGTATCGCTTACGCTTTCTAA
- the hisD gene encoding histidinol dehydrogenase, translating into MPCRKLTYDTSADWAPIADWLEKRKDPDTKVDGIVRDILENVRLNGDSAIAEYTCKFDCESFTADRLKVPTEAISAALEAIPQSDVAILEEAIDRIRTFHANQKEKSWWTTSDDGTILGQMVRPVDRVGLYVPGGQGGETPLISSLIMNAIPAQVAGVESIAVTSPPRADGTLNPYILATAALLGLDELYLAGSAWAIAALAYGTETIQPCDVLAGPGNIFVATAKAQLIGQIGIDMVAGPSEIAILADESANPKWIAADMLSQAEHDPLAASLLVTPDTNLATEVAKELKSQCAALPRGEIAAKSLEEWGAIITVPSTEMGVEIINNLAAEHLELAVDDPWAILGGIRHAGAIFMGHTSPEPVGDYFAGPNHVLPTLRTVRFSSALSVQNFCKKSSVIATTPGYVAKHGDKIARLARLEGLEAHARSVECRNK; encoded by the coding sequence ATGCCCTGCAGAAAACTGACATACGACACATCGGCTGACTGGGCTCCCATAGCCGATTGGCTGGAAAAACGAAAAGATCCGGACACCAAGGTCGACGGCATCGTCCGCGACATACTGGAAAATGTCCGACTGAACGGCGATAGTGCCATCGCCGAATACACCTGCAAATTTGACTGTGAATCTTTCACGGCTGATCGCTTGAAAGTCCCTACCGAGGCCATCTCCGCTGCCCTTGAAGCGATTCCTCAGTCCGATGTTGCCATCCTCGAAGAGGCAATTGATCGCATTCGTACATTCCATGCCAACCAGAAAGAGAAATCCTGGTGGACCACCAGTGATGACGGCACCATTCTCGGCCAGATGGTTCGCCCGGTTGATCGTGTTGGACTCTATGTTCCTGGTGGTCAGGGTGGCGAAACACCGCTCATCTCAAGCCTGATCATGAACGCCATTCCGGCACAGGTCGCCGGGGTTGAGTCCATTGCTGTGACGTCCCCGCCGCGAGCCGATGGCACGCTGAATCCTTACATACTTGCCACAGCAGCTCTCTTGGGACTGGACGAACTCTACCTCGCCGGTTCAGCATGGGCCATCGCCGCTCTTGCCTACGGCACCGAAACCATTCAGCCCTGTGACGTACTGGCCGGGCCAGGTAATATTTTTGTTGCAACTGCCAAGGCACAACTGATCGGACAGATTGGTATCGACATGGTTGCTGGTCCGAGCGAAATAGCCATCCTTGCCGATGAAAGCGCCAATCCAAAGTGGATTGCTGCCGACATGCTTTCACAGGCAGAGCACGATCCCCTTGCCGCTTCCCTTCTCGTGACACCTGATACAAATCTCGCCACCGAAGTCGCCAAGGAACTGAAGTCTCAGTGTGCAGCTCTTCCGCGTGGTGAAATTGCCGCTAAATCTCTTGAGGAGTGGGGAGCCATCATCACGGTACCAAGCACAGAGATGGGTGTTGAAATAATCAACAACCTGGCAGCAGAGCACCTTGAGTTGGCAGTGGACGATCCGTGGGCCATCCTCGGCGGCATCCGACATGCCGGCGCGATCTTCATGGGCCACACTTCCCCCGAACCGGTGGGCGACTACTTCGCCGGTCCCAACCACGTTCTGCCGACCCTGCGCACTGTCCGTTTCTCATCCGCCTTGTCCGTCCAGAACTTCTGCAAGAAGTCGAGCGTGATCGCAACAACGCCAGGCTATGTGGCAAAGCACGGGGACAAGATAGCCAGACTGGCCAGACTGGAAGGATTGGAGGCCCACGCTCGCAGCGTGGAGTGCCGTAACAAATAG
- a CDS encoding phosphoribosylaminoimidazolesuccinocarboxamide synthase codes for MTAVLETNITEYPLVSKGKVRDIYEIDDTTLLLVTTDRISAFDVVMPDPIKDKGKVLNQITLFWMDMIKDLTPNHILATNVDDYPEPLHKYKEQLQDRSVLVKKAKPLPIECIVRGFITGSGWKDYQKTGEVCGHKLPANLQESEMLEKPLFTPSTKADIGDHDENITLDAAADLIGEEMMRKVEKLALDIYIRARDYAKERGILIADTKFEFGMLGDELILIDEVLTPDSSRFWPMEGYAPGQSQPSFDKQYFRDWLVEIGFNKQPPAPNVPENIAEQTRAKYLEAYKLLTGSELEV; via the coding sequence ATGACAGCCGTACTTGAAACAAACATCACCGAGTACCCTCTGGTCTCAAAGGGCAAAGTTCGCGACATCTACGAAATTGATGACACGACGTTGCTTCTGGTCACGACTGATCGCATTTCCGCTTTTGATGTGGTCATGCCTGACCCGATCAAGGACAAGGGCAAAGTCCTCAACCAGATCACCCTGTTCTGGATGGATATGATCAAGGACCTGACCCCCAACCACATCCTTGCCACCAATGTGGATGACTACCCAGAGCCGCTGCACAAATACAAAGAGCAGTTGCAGGATCGCTCTGTCCTCGTCAAAAAGGCAAAGCCCCTGCCCATCGAATGCATCGTGCGCGGATTCATCACCGGTTCCGGCTGGAAGGATTACCAGAAGACAGGTGAAGTGTGCGGACACAAGCTCCCGGCCAACCTGCAGGAATCCGAAATGCTGGAAAAGCCGCTTTTCACACCGTCCACCAAAGCCGATATCGGCGATCACGACGAGAACATCACTCTTGATGCAGCCGCCGATCTCATCGGTGAAGAGATGATGCGCAAGGTAGAGAAGCTGGCTCTTGATATTTACATCCGTGCTCGCGACTACGCCAAGGAACGAGGCATCCTCATCGCGGATACCAAGTTCGAATTCGGTATGCTCGGTGACGAGTTGATCCTCATCGACGAAGTCCTGACACCTGATTCTTCCCGCTTCTGGCCCATGGAAGGATACGCCCCAGGCCAGTCTCAGCCCAGCTTCGACAAGCAGTACTTCCGCGACTGGCTCGTCGAAATCGGCTTCAACAAACAGCCGCCGGCACCGAACGTACCGGAAAACATCGCTGAACAGACTCGCGCCAAGTACCTGGAAGCATACAAGTTGCTGACCGGTAGCGAACTGGAAGTTTAA
- the rpsF gene encoding 30S ribosomal protein S6, which yields MVNNYETLVLLSPELAEENRKEILDNLTSIVEREGGKMVETDDWGMRLLAYPVQKQTRGYYVRLVYDAPGALVAELERNIRFTDGIFKFMTVKLAA from the coding sequence ATGGTTAACAATTACGAGACGCTCGTTCTTCTGTCTCCAGAGTTGGCTGAGGAAAACAGGAAGGAAATCCTGGATAACCTCACCAGCATCGTGGAACGTGAAGGCGGCAAAATGGTTGAGACCGATGATTGGGGCATGCGCCTGCTGGCCTACCCGGTCCAGAAACAGACCCGCGGTTACTACGTCCGTCTGGTCTACGATGCCCCCGGTGCGCTGGTGGCTGAGCTGGAACGCAACATCCGCTTCACCGACGGCATCTTCAAGTTCATGACCGTCAAACTGGCTGCCTAG
- the rpsR gene encoding 30S ribosomal protein S18 — protein MAFRKKFTPRKKFCRFCADKELPMDYKRPDILRDFVTERGKIIARRITGTCAKHQRSLTNEIKRARQMALLFYTTVHSTDVKKRSSM, from the coding sequence ATGGCATTTCGCAAAAAATTCACCCCTCGGAAGAAGTTCTGCCGCTTCTGTGCGGACAAAGAACTCCCCATGGATTACAAGCGCCCGGACATCCTGCGCGACTTCGTTACCGAACGCGGCAAGATCATTGCCCGTCGTATCACCGGCACCTGTGCTAAGCACCAGCGTAGCCTGACCAACGAAATCAAACGCGCTCGTCAGATGGCCCTCCTTTTCTACACCACCGTTCACAGCACTGATGTGAAAAAGCGTAGCTCCATGTAA
- the rplI gene encoding 50S ribosomal protein L9, which produces MKLILRADVDSLGRLGDIVTVKPGYGRNFLIPQGMAKPATKANLKAFELERRKLQEQADSLRAQAEGLAEKIAATPVEIEVRVGEGDKLYGSVTTANIGDAMEAAGVNIDRRKIILGDPIRSLGEFDIEIKLHPDVRAELKLNVVRHGGPVEEEVVVEEETVEAEAVTESVDAADAEAAEA; this is translated from the coding sequence ATGAAACTTATCCTTCGCGCTGATGTTGACTCTTTGGGTCGACTCGGAGACATCGTTACCGTCAAGCCCGGCTATGGTCGCAACTTCCTGATTCCTCAGGGAATGGCCAAACCCGCCACCAAAGCTAACCTTAAGGCCTTCGAACTCGAACGCCGCAAACTTCAGGAGCAGGCTGATTCCCTGCGCGCCCAGGCCGAAGGTCTGGCTGAAAAGATCGCAGCCACTCCGGTTGAGATCGAAGTTCGCGTCGGTGAAGGCGACAAACTCTACGGTTCCGTTACCACCGCCAACATTGGTGATGCAATGGAAGCCGCTGGTGTTAACATTGATCGTCGCAAGATCATTCTCGGCGACCCCATTCGCTCCCTGGGCGAATTCGACATCGAAATCAAGCTGCACCCGGACGTACGTGCCGAGCTGAAGCTGAATGTTGTCCGCCACGGCGGTCCTGTCGAAGAAGAGGTTGTCGTTGAAGAAGAGACTGTTGAAGCTGAAGCCGTCACGGAATCCGTAGATGCCGCAGATGCCGAAGCAGCAGAGGCCTAA
- the dnaB gene encoding replicative DNA helicase: MPKQQRPKSGPYASNPEEALERASSALLRKVPPQNLEAEQAVIGSVFQSNTMFHELVDLVNPDDFYSPAHRSIFQAFIDLYNSQKPIDLVTVKDLLETNGTLETIGGPVYLFELADSVVSSANSLHHAKIVRDKSILRKLIDASSSIITNCYEAADVDQLLGESEKEIFNIAQAKTAANQLDSKRLLDRVFEDLTKKYEQKSSITGIATHYHDFDNMTAGLQNSDLIIMAGRPSMGKTAFALNVALRAAVRSEAPTVVFSLEMSMEQLMTRLLAVQAHVGLQNLRTGYLEDSDWQKLYQAGDVLSQAPIFIDDTPALSTLELQARCRRLKAEHNLGLIIIDYLQLMRASGRVDSREQEISEISRSLKALAKELNVPVIALSQLNRKVEERTDKRPMMSDLRESGAIEQDADIIIFLYRDAAYNKAEDNPLKNHAEIIIAKQRNGPVGKCELFFKKEFTLFENMDVTPYPSELPEGM; this comes from the coding sequence ATGCCGAAGCAGCAGAGGCCTAAATCAGGCCCATACGCCTCTAATCCGGAAGAGGCCCTTGAAAGGGCCTCTTCCGCTCTCTTACGTAAAGTCCCCCCCCAGAATCTGGAAGCGGAACAAGCCGTTATCGGCTCCGTATTCCAATCGAACACCATGTTCCACGAACTCGTGGATCTGGTGAATCCTGACGACTTCTATTCGCCGGCCCATCGCTCCATTTTTCAGGCGTTCATTGATCTGTACAACAGTCAAAAGCCCATCGATCTCGTTACGGTCAAAGACCTGCTTGAGACCAACGGTACCCTTGAAACTATTGGCGGCCCTGTTTATCTCTTCGAATTGGCCGATTCCGTTGTCAGCTCTGCCAACAGCCTCCACCATGCCAAGATCGTTCGCGATAAGTCCATCCTGCGCAAGCTGATCGATGCGTCTTCAAGCATCATCACGAACTGCTATGAAGCTGCCGATGTGGACCAACTACTTGGTGAGTCGGAAAAAGAAATTTTCAATATTGCGCAGGCCAAGACCGCAGCCAACCAGTTGGACTCCAAGCGCCTACTGGACCGCGTCTTTGAAGACCTGACGAAAAAGTACGAGCAGAAGTCATCCATCACCGGTATTGCCACGCACTACCACGACTTCGACAACATGACTGCCGGTTTGCAGAACTCCGACCTCATCATCATGGCCGGTCGTCCTTCCATGGGTAAGACCGCGTTCGCACTGAACGTCGCTCTTCGTGCAGCAGTCCGCTCTGAAGCACCAACCGTTGTATTCTCTCTTGAGATGAGCATGGAACAGCTCATGACTCGTCTGCTGGCGGTACAGGCACATGTCGGCCTGCAGAACCTCCGTACCGGGTATCTCGAAGACTCTGACTGGCAAAAGCTGTATCAGGCAGGCGACGTCCTTTCGCAAGCACCTATTTTCATTGATGATACACCTGCACTTTCCACCTTGGAACTCCAGGCACGCTGTCGACGCCTCAAAGCCGAACACAATCTCGGTCTGATCATCATTGACTATTTGCAGCTCATGCGTGCTTCCGGTCGTGTCGATTCACGCGAACAGGAAATTTCCGAAATTTCCCGATCGCTCAAGGCCCTTGCCAAGGAACTGAACGTACCGGTCATCGCCCTTTCGCAGCTCAACCGTAAGGTTGAAGAACGTACCGACAAGCGCCCGATGATGTCTGACCTTCGTGAGTCAGGCGCCATCGAGCAGGATGCTGATATCATCATATTCCTGTATCGTGATGCCGCCTACAACAAAGCCGAAGACAATCCGCTCAAGAACCATGCGGAAATCATCATCGCCAAACAGCGTAACGGCCCGGTCGGCAAGTGCGAGCTCTTTTTCAAGAAGGAATTCACCCTTTTCGAAAACATGGATGTCACGCCGTATCCGTCCGAATTGCCCGAGGGCATGTAA